One window of Streptomyces sp. SUK 48 genomic DNA carries:
- a CDS encoding DeoR/GlpR family DNA-binding transcription regulator, with amino-acid sequence MILEMVRANGAVSLRELARVVQTSEVTVRRDVRALEAEGLLDRRHGGAVLPGGFTRESGFPQKSHLATAEKTAIADLAAGLVEEGEAIVVGAGTTTQELARRLARVPGLTVVTNSLLVAQALAHANRVEVVMTGGTLRGSNYALVGSGAEQSLQGLRVSKAFLSGSGLTAERGLSTSNMLSASVDRALVQAAAEVVVLADHTKLGTDTMFQTVPTDLITRLVTDEPPGHDDRAATELQALADQGVQIAVTGANGSPGGDQVPPARRPQLPGPRRGNPLRSTSVLSDQPQPSERARVADLRRR; translated from the coding sequence TTGATCCTCGAAATGGTGCGAGCGAACGGTGCCGTGTCGCTCCGTGAGCTCGCCCGCGTCGTCCAGACCTCCGAAGTGACCGTACGGCGGGACGTGCGGGCGCTGGAGGCGGAAGGACTCCTCGACCGCCGGCACGGCGGTGCCGTACTGCCGGGTGGGTTCACCCGGGAGTCCGGCTTCCCGCAGAAGTCGCACCTCGCGACCGCCGAGAAGACGGCGATCGCCGATCTCGCGGCCGGCCTCGTCGAAGAGGGCGAGGCGATCGTGGTCGGCGCGGGTACGACCACACAGGAGCTGGCCCGCCGGCTCGCCCGCGTGCCCGGTCTCACGGTGGTCACCAACTCCCTGCTGGTCGCACAGGCGTTGGCCCATGCGAACCGGGTGGAGGTCGTGATGACCGGTGGCACCCTGCGCGGCTCCAACTACGCGCTCGTCGGCTCCGGTGCCGAGCAGTCCCTACAGGGGCTGCGGGTGTCGAAGGCGTTCCTGTCCGGGAGCGGGCTGACGGCCGAACGCGGGCTGTCCACCTCCAACATGCTCTCCGCGTCCGTCGACCGGGCGCTCGTGCAGGCCGCCGCGGAGGTGGTGGTCCTCGCCGACCACACCAAGCTGGGGACGGACACGATGTTCCAGACCGTGCCGACGGATCTCATCACCCGCCTCGTCACGGACGAGCCGCCCGGCCACGACGACCGCGCCGCGACGGAGTTGCAGGCCCTCGCCGACCAGGGGGTGCAGATCGCCGTGACCGGGGCGAACGGAAGCCCGGGGGGTGACCAGGTCCCGCCGGCCCGCCGCCCCCAGCTGCCGGGACCACGCCGGGGCAACCCCCTGCGCTCCACCTCCGTCCTCTCCGACCAGCCCCAGCCTTCCGAACGGGCCAGGGTCGCCGACCTCCGCCGCAGGTGA
- a CDS encoding NAD(P)H-quinone dehydrogenase: MGYVTRIVIIGGGPGGYEAALVAAQLGAEVTVVDCDGLGGASVLTDCVPSKTLIATAEVMTTFDSSYEELGIIVADDTPPLEQAARVVGVDLGKVNRRVKRLALAQSHDITASVTRAGARVMRGRGRLEGMQSLDGSRKVVVTAADGTEETLTADAVLIATGGHPRELPDAQPDGERILNWTQVYDLDELPEELIVVGSGVTGAEFAGAYLSLGSKVTLVSSRDRVLPGEDPDAAAVLEDVFRRRGMNVMARSRAQSAKRVGDRVEVTLADGRVITGTHCLMAVGAIPNSAGLGLEEAGVKLRDSGHIWTDKVSRTTAPGVYAAGDVTGVFALASVAAMQGRIAMYHFLGDAVAPLNLKTVSSNVFTDPEIATVGYSQADVDAGKIDAKVVKLPLLRNPRAKMQGIRDGFVKIFCRPGTGIVVGGVVVAPRASELIHPISIAVDNNLTVEQIAKAFTVYPSLSGSIAEVARQLHTRKAGAEG, translated from the coding sequence ATGGGGTACGTGACTCGGATCGTGATCATCGGTGGCGGACCTGGCGGATATGAAGCGGCGCTGGTGGCCGCGCAGCTCGGCGCGGAGGTGACCGTCGTCGACTGCGACGGCCTGGGCGGCGCGTCGGTACTGACCGACTGCGTGCCGTCCAAGACCCTCATCGCGACGGCCGAGGTCATGACGACCTTCGACTCGTCGTACGAGGAGCTCGGCATCATCGTCGCCGACGACACCCCGCCCCTGGAGCAGGCCGCCCGCGTCGTCGGCGTGGACCTGGGCAAGGTCAACCGACGGGTCAAGCGGCTCGCGCTGGCGCAGTCGCACGACATCACCGCCTCCGTGACGCGGGCCGGCGCGCGGGTCATGCGCGGACGCGGACGCCTGGAGGGCATGCAGTCGCTCGACGGGTCGAGGAAGGTCGTCGTCACCGCCGCCGACGGCACCGAGGAGACCCTCACCGCCGACGCCGTGCTGATCGCGACCGGCGGTCACCCGCGCGAGCTGCCCGACGCCCAGCCCGACGGCGAGCGCATCCTCAACTGGACCCAGGTCTACGACCTCGACGAGCTGCCGGAAGAGCTGATCGTGGTCGGCTCCGGTGTGACCGGTGCCGAGTTCGCGGGCGCCTACCTCTCGCTCGGCTCCAAGGTCACCCTCGTGTCCTCCCGCGACCGGGTGCTGCCCGGCGAGGACCCGGACGCCGCCGCCGTCCTGGAGGACGTCTTCCGCCGCCGCGGCATGAACGTCATGGCCCGTTCCCGCGCGCAGTCCGCCAAGCGCGTCGGCGACCGGGTCGAGGTCACGCTCGCCGACGGCCGCGTCATCACCGGCACGCACTGCCTCATGGCGGTCGGCGCCATCCCGAACAGCGCGGGCCTCGGCCTGGAGGAGGCCGGCGTCAAGCTGCGCGACTCCGGGCACATCTGGACCGACAAGGTCTCCCGCACCACCGCGCCCGGCGTCTACGCCGCCGGTGACGTGACCGGCGTCTTCGCGCTCGCGTCCGTCGCCGCCATGCAGGGCCGGATCGCGATGTACCACTTCCTGGGCGACGCGGTGGCCCCGCTGAACCTGAAGACGGTCTCCTCCAACGTCTTCACCGACCCCGAGATCGCCACCGTCGGCTACTCGCAGGCGGACGTGGACGCGGGCAAGATCGACGCCAAGGTCGTCAAGCTGCCGCTGCTGCGCAACCCGCGCGCCAAGATGCAGGGCATCCGGGACGGCTTCGTCAAGATCTTCTGCCGCCCGGGCACGGGCATCGTCGTCGGCGGTGTGGTCGTGGCGCCGCGCGCCTCGGAACTCATCCACCCCATCTCGATCGCGGTCGACAACAATCTGACGGTCGAACAGATCGCGAAAGCCTTCACGGTGTACCCCTCCCTCTCGGGATCGATCGCGGAGGTCGCGCGCCAGCTGCACACCCGCAAGGCGGGCGCCGAGGGCTGA
- a CDS encoding gamma-glutamylcyclotransferase, whose translation MSLYAAYAGNLDARLMSRRAPHSPLRATGWLNDWRLTFGGEQFGWEGALATIVEEPLAQVFVGLYDIAPMDEESLDRWDGVDLGTYRRVRVRVHTLDGEKPAWTYVLNDYEGGLPSARYLGEIADAVESAGAPHDYVMELRKRPC comes from the coding sequence ATGTCGCTCTATGCCGCCTACGCCGGCAACCTCGACGCCCGGCTGATGTCCCGCCGCGCCCCGCACTCCCCGCTGCGCGCCACGGGCTGGCTGAACGACTGGCGGCTGACCTTCGGCGGGGAGCAGTTCGGCTGGGAGGGCGCGCTGGCGACGATCGTCGAGGAGCCGCTGGCCCAGGTGTTCGTGGGCCTGTACGACATCGCGCCCATGGACGAGGAGTCCCTCGACCGCTGGGACGGCGTGGACCTCGGCACGTACCGCCGGGTCCGGGTCCGCGTGCACACCCTGGACGGGGAGAAGCCGGCCTGGACCTATGTCCTCAACGACTACGAGGGCGGCCTCCCCTCGGCCCGCTACCTGGGCGAGATCGCCGACGCCGTGGAGTCCGCCGGCGCGCCCCACGACTATGTGATGGAGCTGCGCAAGCGCCCCTGCTGA